In the Desulfuromonas sp. DDH964 genome, CTTGCGGTTATAGGCATGGACGGCGAGGGTGGCCAGGTTGACGGTATCGGCAACGTTGTAGGCGAGGAGCGTCTCCCGTGCCTGGTGGTCGCCGCTGCGACAGTACTCCTGCCAGAGCAGAACAGCAAAATAGCCGTCGATCCCGGCCAACTCGTTACGGCCGATGCCGAGCTGGCGCTCGCACCCTTTCAGTCCGCCACGCAGGCCGAGGCTGTGCAGAACGTAGCGCAGGTCGAGATGGGCCTGGTCGAAGCGCATGCCGAAGGAAGCCTCGAGGAAGGGGAGATCGAAGCACTTGCCGTTGTAGGTGACGAGCAGCTTGTAGGGCGCGACGGCGGCCGGGAAGTCATCGAGGTTCTCCCCCTGAACGAAGGTGCGCACTTTTTTGCCATCCCAGAGGGCGATGGTGGTTACAACATCGACACCGCGGGCCAGCCCGGTGGTCTCAATGTCGAGGTAGGCGGTGGCTTCCGGGTATTCCGGCAGTAGCCGCCACTGCTCCCGCGCCGGCAGCAAGCGGCCGAAGTAGCCGGCATCGCCGGCGCCGAACCGCGAGCAGGACTCTTCGAGGGCAACGGCGGCCTGGCGACGCAGACCCGGGATCGGCGCGGCGGCGGCCAGGTCGGCCCAGCAATGCAAGCCCGCGGCCCAGAGCTGCTGCTCCAGGCCCGGGCTGATGCCTGGCAGATGACAGAAGGTTCGCTGCAACATGGCTGCAGAGTACACTGGCGAGGGGGAGCGGGGCAATCCTTGAGAACGCTCTTTGACCTCGTTCCTTGCCAAACCGTCGCCAACCGCTAAGATATCAGGTACCGCCTTTTGCCTTCGGCAGAAACCGGCCAGGCCCTGACCAACCCATCTTCCGGAAAGGAAACCCCCATGAAAAAGAGTCTCGCGCTCCTCTTCGTCCTCCTCTTTGCCCTCGCCGTCACCTCCGCCTTCGCCGCCCGCACCGGTAAGGAGGTCTATACTGCCAAGTGCGCCATGTGCCACGACAGCGGCGTCGCCGGCGCCCCCAAGTTCGGCGACCAGGCGGCCTGGAAGGCCCACCTCGAGAAAGGCATGGACCACATGCTCGAAAATGCCAAAAAGGGGATCGGCGCCATGCCGCCGATGGGAATGTGCAACGGCTGCTCGATGGCCGAGCTGAAGGCCGCTGTCGAGTACTTGGCGGGAACCGCCAAGTAAGATTCGCCCTTGCCTCCCCCGGGACGAAAACGGTATGGTAAAGCCCTCCCGCGCAGCGGGAGGGCTTTATTTCTTGCGGAGGCTCAACCATGCCCCTCGACCCCGAACTGACCGACCAGCTGCGCCGGGTCCTCGCCGCAGTGGAACAGATCCTGCCGGCGGCGCTACCGGCCCTCGACTGGCAGGCCACCTGGGCGGCGAGCTGGCGCCGTCACTCCCTGGCCGGCACCCTGGAGCCGGCCGGCGAGCTCGACCCGATCCGGCTCGACGAGCTCCTCGGCATCGACAAGCAGAAGGCGATCGTCTGCGCCAACACCCGCCAGTTCCTGCAGGGGCTGCCAGCCAACAACATCCTCCTTTGGGGGAGCCGCGGCACCGGCAAATCGTCGCTGGTAAGGGCCATCCTCAACGCCTACGCTCCGCAGGGGCTGCGCATCATCCAGGTCGACAAGGATGACCTGCCAAGCCTGCCCGACATCTTTCACCAGATCCGCAGCCTCCCCTACCGTTTCCTCCTCTTCTGCGACGACCTTTCCTTCGAACCCGGAGAGAAGAGCTACAAGATGCTGAAGAGCGCCCTCGACGGCTCGGTCTACGCCGCCCCCGCCAATACCCTGATCTACGTCACCAGCAACCGGCGCTACCTGCTCCCCGAGTATCCAACCGACAACCTCGGCGCAAAAATGGTCAACAACGAGGTTCATCACGGCGAAGGGGTCGAAGAGAAGATCTCCCTCTCCGACCGCTTCGGCCTCTGGGTCGCCTTCCACGCCTTTTCCCAGGACCACTACCTTACCGTGGTCGCCCAGTGCATCGAACAGCTGGCGGCACGGCACAACACTTCCATTTCCTGGAATGCCGAACTGGAGCGCGCCGCTATCGCCTGGTCCCACGAGAAGACCAAGCGCTGCGGGCGAACCGCGTTGCAGTTCGCCCGCTACTGGGTCGGCCGTCACCTGCTTGCCGATTAGCTCAGATCGAAGAGAAGCAGTTCGGCGTCGTTCTCGGCTGCCAGCCGCAGCTGCGACTCGTTACTGAGTGCCGCGCCATCCCCTTCGTTCAGCTTCGTCCCGTTGACTTCACCCCTCCCCAAGATCACCTGTACCCAGGCGTGCCGCCCGCTCTTCAGTGCATAGTCCAGAGTCGTCCCGGCGTCAAGCCGACCGAGGAAAACTGAAGCATCCTGGTGGAGGCGGGCCGCGCCGTTGCTGCCCTCAGGGTTGAGAAGGGGCGTCAGGGCGTTTTGCGCCGCGCCGGAAAAATCCTTCATGACATAGCCGGGCTCGAGCCCTTCGCGGTCAGGCAGGATCCAGATCTGCAGCAGGTGGACCTCCTCGCTGTTCGAGGGGTTGACCTCGCTGTGGCGCACCCCGGTGCCGGCGGTGATCTTCTGCAGCTGATAGGGGCCGATCACTTCGCGGTTGCCGAGGTTGTCGCGGTGCTCCAGCGCCCCGCTCAGGACCAGAGTGAATATTTCCATGTCCTGGTGCGGGTGCAGTCCAAAGCCGCGTCCCGCTGCCACCCGGTCCTGGTTGATGACCCGCAGGGCGCGAAAGCCCATGTGCTCGGGGTCATGGTAGTTATGAAAGGAGAAGGAATATTTCGTATCCAGCCAGCTCTCCTGGTGACTGCCACGCTCGTTCGACTTACGGATGGTGATCATGGTTGCTCTCCCTTTCCTTGGGCTTGGATTGTTTCGATATCGAAATAATCCCGTAAAAAAATTTACGCCCTGCGCCCCAGTTTCTTCAACAGGCGCCCGAGTTCGTCCTGTTCTTTGGCGGTGAGGACCGAGAACTCCGCATCGACCACTTCAGCGTGGCGCGGGAAGAGATCTTCGATCAGGCTCCTCCCGGCGTCGGTCAGCTCGACCTTGACCTTGCGCCGGTCGCTGCCGCTGCGATCCCGGTTCACCAGTTTCCTGGCCTCCAGCGCATCGACGACCGCGGTGAGGTTGGCGTTGCTCTTGAGCACCTTCTGGCTCAGCTCCCCCTGGCAGAGCGACCCGAGATGACGGAGCGCTTCCAGCACGGCAAACTGGCTGTGGGTCAGACCGGCGTGGTGCAGGTGGCGGTGGATATGGGCCGTCGTCGTGTTGGTCGCCCGCATCAGCTTGACGTAGACTGCCAGGGCCTGTTTTTGCGATTCTTTTAGCCTGGACATCATGGTGCGTCCCATCATTGTTTCGATTTTAAATATTTCGATATCAAAGTACCATAACGGCAAAAACAGGTCAACTCCTTCCTAGTCAAGCCAGCTTAAACCCTGCTTATGGCGGCGACGCATCGCAAGGACACAGCTTGACAAGGACAGGGCAAAAGGTTAAACAGGACCCCGTTTTATTAATAATCTTCAACCCTGGCAGGAGGACTCCATGAACCAACTACCCCGTTTTCTCTGCTCCCTTCTCTTTGTCTGTCTCGCCGCACCGGTTTGGGCCGGCGATGCACCCGGCACCTGGAAGGATCAGGCAGAACTGGCCTACGTTGATACCAGCGGCAACACAGAAGTCACCACCCTGTCAGCCAAAAACCGGGTATCCTACCAATTCACTGACCAGATCGCGGGTCTGTGGCGGGTGGAAATTCTCAATGGCAAGAGTGATGGCGAGCGCAATGCCGAATCGTATTTTACTGAACTCCGGGGCGATTACGCCTACACCGAACGGCTTTACTACTACGCCAATGCCAGTTGGCTTAAAGACAGCTTTGCCGACATCGACTCACGAACTGTCGTCGGTGCCGGTTGTGGCTACAAATTCCTGACCGGCGCCAAGCACTTCCTGGTCGGCGAATCGGGCCTGACCTACACCACCGAGAAGTTCACAAACAGTTCCGACGATCAATACGTGGGGGGGGCGCCTGTTCGGTCAGTACGAATACCATTTCAACGACCGCACCAAGTTCACTCAATCCGCAGAGGCCCTTCTCGACCTGGAACAGATGAGCAATTACCTGCTCAACTCCGAAACGGCCTTCACCGCCGCGCTCAACAGCGTGTTTTCCATCAAAACCAGCTATGTCATCAAGTACGACAATGAAACGACGGGAGGCACCAAACATACGGATACCATCCTGGCGGCTTCTCTGGTCGCCAATTTTTAATCCGTATCGGCCCAGGGAAAAGGGACGCGCTCCTCATCACAGGCAGCGCGTCCCTTTTTTGAACCTGGCCTCCTCTGGCGGGGCGAGGGCATGCAGGTCGATTTCGACCACCTCAGGTTACAACCATCCGGGAACAAATTCCTTCCAGTCCTCTTGCTCACGGAACCTTGCCGCCTAGAAAAACCGCAGCGCCAGCACGTTGACCAGGCCGATCATCCCCCCGAGCAGCGCCCCGAAGAGGTTGATGTACTTGAACTGCTCCTCCATAATGCCGAGCAGCAGCCCCTCGACCTTGAGGATGTCGAGGGAGTTGACCTTCTCCTCGACCATGCGGGCGACGTTGAGGGTTTCGACCAGCGGCGGGACCTCCTTCTTGAGGATCTCGCCGATCTGCCGGCAGAGGCCGACCTCCAGTTCCTCGCGCACATCCGCCGGTACCCGCGCCGAGAGCTTGCCGAGGGGATGGCGAAAAAGCCACTCCTCGCTCTTTTCGGCCAGCAGCCGGGCGAGCGCCTCGCGGGCGGCCGGGGCGCGCAGCGCTTCGAGCAACCGTTCGGCGATCAGCTCTCGCAACGCCTCGACCCGGCCGTCGGGGAGAGCGCGACCAAGCAGGCTGCCAAAGGAACGGTCCTTGACCTGTTCGATCCCTTTTTCCAGCAGCGCCAGGGCGCTCTCGCTGGCGCGACGGCTCTGTACCAGGGCGACGGCGCGGTTACGGAGGAAGCGCCGCACCCCGGCGACCTTCTCGTAGGAGACCTTTTCCAGGTAGCTGGCCAGGGGCCGGTCGAGGAGACCATCGACCCGCTCGCGCAGCAGCGCCGCCACCTGGGCCTGGGTGCGCTCCTCGCGCAGCCAGCGGGCGATCTCCTCCCCCGCCTTGTCGAGAAACTCGGGGAGGCGATCATAGATCTTGTCGAGGTTGATGAAGCCGGCGAGGAGCCCGGAGAGGCCGCCGAGGGAGTCGAGGAATCCCTCGATCGCCTCCTTCCCCTTCACCACCAGCCGCTCGCGGAAGAGCGGATCGTAGAGGAGTCCGCCGAACTTCTCCAGCAGCGGCGGGACTTCCTTCTCCAGCTGCCCGAGCAGGAGCTCGACGAGATCGCCGGGGAGGAGCTCGCGCAGCGTCTTTTCCGAGGCGAACCACTCCTCGCTCTTGGCATCGACGAAGGCGGCGAC is a window encoding:
- a CDS encoding ribonuclease H-like domain-containing protein translates to MLQRTFCHLPGISPGLEQQLWAAGLHCWADLAAAAPIPGLRRQAAVALEESCSRFGAGDAGYFGRLLPAREQWRLLPEYPEATAYLDIETTGLARGVDVVTTIALWDGKKVRTFVQGENLDDFPAAVAPYKLLVTYNGKCFDLPFLEASFGMRFDQAHLDLRYVLHSLGLRGGLKGCERQLGIGRNELAGIDGYFAVLLWQEYCRSGDHQARETLLAYNVADTVNLATLAVHAYNRKLAATPFAGSARLPLPALPPLPHRVAEGTVLALRRRLCGW
- a CDS encoding c-type cytochrome codes for the protein MKKSLALLFVLLFALAVTSAFAARTGKEVYTAKCAMCHDSGVAGAPKFGDQAAWKAHLEKGMDHMLENAKKGIGAMPPMGMCNGCSMAELKAAVEYLAGTAK
- a CDS encoding ATP-binding protein, encoding MPLDPELTDQLRRVLAAVEQILPAALPALDWQATWAASWRRHSLAGTLEPAGELDPIRLDELLGIDKQKAIVCANTRQFLQGLPANNILLWGSRGTGKSSLVRAILNAYAPQGLRIIQVDKDDLPSLPDIFHQIRSLPYRFLLFCDDLSFEPGEKSYKMLKSALDGSVYAAPANTLIYVTSNRRYLLPEYPTDNLGAKMVNNEVHHGEGVEEKISLSDRFGLWVAFHAFSQDHYLTVVAQCIEQLAARHNTSISWNAELERAAIAWSHEKTKRCGRTALQFARYWVGRHLLAD
- a CDS encoding pirin family protein, with the protein product MITIRKSNERGSHQESWLDTKYSFSFHNYHDPEHMGFRALRVINQDRVAAGRGFGLHPHQDMEIFTLVLSGALEHRDNLGNREVIGPYQLQKITAGTGVRHSEVNPSNSEEVHLLQIWILPDREGLEPGYVMKDFSGAAQNALTPLLNPEGSNGAARLHQDASVFLGRLDAGTTLDYALKSGRHAWVQVILGRGEVNGTKLNEGDGAALSNESQLRLAAENDAELLLFDLS
- a CDS encoding MarR family winged helix-turn-helix transcriptional regulator: MSRLKESQKQALAVYVKLMRATNTTTAHIHRHLHHAGLTHSQFAVLEALRHLGSLCQGELSQKVLKSNANLTAVVDALEARKLVNRDRSGSDRRKVKVELTDAGRSLIEDLFPRHAEVVDAEFSVLTAKEQDELGRLLKKLGRRA
- a CDS encoding DUF481 domain-containing protein, which produces MFGQYEYHFNDRTKFTQSAEALLDLEQMSNYLLNSETAFTAALNSVFSIKTSYVIKYDNETTGGTKHTDTILAASLVANF
- a CDS encoding DUF445 family protein → MTYQQLLPILLPPLIGAFIGYVTNYIAIRMLFRPLRPWHLFGLRVPLTPGIIPAKRGELAQKMGEMVGSHLLTADDVGRTLEKETFRRELKGAVADKLGSFLDRDLGPAVELIPAEFRGRFRELVELLRWKAVKAIFAYLESAEFETALRGYLQRKGDELLARDLESFLTPERSAGLRRHLDGKIGEFLGSEQVSRGVAAFVDAKSEEWFASEKTLRELLPGDLVELLLGQLEKEVPPLLEKFGGLLYDPLFRERLVVKGKEAIEGFLDSLGGLSGLLAGFINLDKIYDRLPEFLDKAGEEIARWLREERTQAQVAALLRERVDGLLDRPLASYLEKVSYEKVAGVRRFLRNRAVALVQSRRASESALALLEKGIEQVKDRSFGSLLGRALPDGRVEALRELIAERLLEALRAPAAREALARLLAEKSEEWLFRHPLGKLSARVPADVREELEVGLCRQIGEILKKEVPPLVETLNVARMVEEKVNSLDILKVEGLLLGIMEEQFKYINLFGALLGGMIGLVNVLALRFF